The DNA sequence GCCCAGACGCCGAGCTTCTCGGGCAGGGCCGCGCGCGTGGCTTCGACGATGGCGAAGCCGGTCCCGCGCTCGCGAACGTGGAACCAAGGGGCCTTGACGGTCACGATCGCGACGGCGCCGTAGCTCTGGAAGTGCATGTTGATCGCGTACAAGACCATGAACATCCAGAACAGGGAGATGTTCCAGCCCCAGTTGCCCATGCCGTACAGCGCCAGGCCCATGACGGCGTTGACGATGAGCGCGCCGCCGGTGCCGACGAGCATCGCGTTGCGTCCGCCGAGCTTGTCGGTGAGCGGCCCGGACGCGAGGAACGAGACGCCGTAGACCCACGCGCCGACGGCGAAGATCGTCCCGAATTGAGCCTTGGTCATCAGGGCGTCGCCGAGCGCGCTCTTGGCGACGGTCAGGTTGTAGCGCCCCATGTAGAGGAATGCGTAGGCCAGGCCCATCGGGACCCAATTGAGGGCGCGGCGAAGACGGTAGTCGAAAGCGTGGCGGGGATAGTCCATAGGGGAAATCATACAATAGAAGCATGATTCCTCAATCGATCGGTCACGTGACGCAAAAAGCCCTGCTCGACGCCCTGCTGGACGAGACGGCGGCCGCCGCGAAGCGGGGGAACGCCATCGTCGTCTTCGACCTCGACGACACCTTGTTCTCGACGGCCGACCGCCACCTGCGCATCCTCGCGGAGTTCGCGGCGATGATCGAGGGAAGCGACGCCCGCTCGGCCGGCGTCCTGCGCGGCATCGCGCGCGAGAAGCTGCGCTACTCGATCTCCGACACGGCCAAGGACCACGGCCTCGAGGAGAAGCTCGCCAAGGACCTGCGCGACTTCTGGTTCGCGCGCTTCTTCAAGAACCCGTACCTGCTCGAGGACTCGATCATCGCCGGCGGGCCGGAGTACGCGGCCGAGGTGATCGCGCGCGGGGGGAAGTCCTTCTACATGACCGGCCGGGACGAGGGCATGCGCGAGGGCACCGAGGCGTCTTTGCTGCGCCACCGCTTCCCGGACCCCGACGGCAAGGGCGCCACGCTCGTGCTCAAGCCGCGCTTCGACACGCCCGACTTCGCCTTCAAGAACGAGGCCCTGCACCGGCTCGCGGAGTTGGGCGCGGTCGTGGGCTCCTTCGAGAACGAGCCGGCGCACGTGAACATGTTCGTCGAGCGCTTCCCGAAAGGCAGACACTTCCTGCTCGAGACGAAGCACTCGGGCAAGCCCGTCGAGCTCCACGCCGGCGTCCACCGCATCAAGGACTTCCGCCGCTAGGGGGGACTATCCTCACGGATAGTCCCGACTGTTTCCGGAAACAGTCAGCGGGCGGGCAGACGCTCCAGGAGGAATCGCATCGCGTTCCCTCCCATCACCGACGCGATGTCCTTCTCCGGCATGCCCTGCCTCATCAGCGCCTGGGTGATGAGCGGCATGCCCGACGCGTCGAAGGGCTGGGCCACCGCCCCGTCGAAGTCCGAGCCGAGCGCGACGTGCCGCGCGCCGGCGACCTTGACGGCGTGGACGATCGCCCGCGCCGCGGCGTCGGCGTCGTCGCCGCAGGTGGCGATCCTCCAGAAGCCGATCGCGATGAGGCCGCCCTTGGCGGCGATGCGCCTGAGCTGATCGTCCGTGAGGTTCCGCTCGTTGGGGCAGGTCCCGCGCACGCCGGTGTGCGAGACTATGGGGGGCGTCTTGCCGAAGGCGAGGACGTCGTCGATGAGCGCGGGCGAGGCGTGGGCGACGTCCACGATCATGCGCAGCTCCTCGAGAGCCGAGAGGACCTTCCGCCCGAACTCCGACAGCCCGGCGCGGCTCGTACCGTGGGCCGACCCGCCGACCTCGTTGTCGATGAAATGCGTCAGCCCCACCATGCGCACGCCCATGTCGTACAGCGCCGCGACGCTCTCGAGCTTCCCGTCCAGGGCCTGGGCGCCCTCGACCGACAGGAGGCCCGCCACCGTCCCCGTGCCGCGGGCCGCCAGGTAGCCCGACAGGTCCTCCCGCGCGAGGATCACGACGAGCCGTCCGCCGGAGCGCGCCGCCGCGCCGTCGAAGGCCGCCGCCTGGTGCCTCGCCCGCTCCAGCTTGCTCGTCCAGGTCTTCCGCGGCCAGCCCGAAGCGACCGCCAGCGCCGTGATCAGGTCGCCCTGCCCCGCGTCGTTGCTCTTGATGTTGATGCCCTTGGGCGCGTGGGTGACGATCGAGAACACCTGGAGCGCCGCGCCGCCGTCGACGAGGCGCGGCACGTCGACGTGGCCGAGCGCGTTGCGCCTGAGCAGGTCGCGGCCCCAGAACAGCGGGTCCGCGTGCATGTCCGCGACGGTCAGGCGGGAGTGGAGCGCCCGCGCCTCGGGGGATACGGCATAGGGGGGGCGAGCCAGGACCTTATTGACCCTCTTCTCGGCTTGGGCCGTGATGAGGTTCTCGGCGGCGGCGGGCAGCGCCAGCAGCCCGACGCACAGCGCCGCGGCGGCCCTCACTTGCCGAGCAGGTCCGCGAAGAACTTCTTCTTGTTGGGCACCGCGTGATAGGCGGCGACCTTGTCGAGGCGCGCGATCAAGGTGATGTAGGTGCCCGCGTCGAAATAAACGCCGTGCTTGTGCAGCACGCTCATCACCCGCGCCTGGTCCTTCTTCAGGAGCTCGAGCAAGGTGGGGAGCTTCTTCTTGGCGGCTACGCCGCCGTGCTTTCTTTTTGCCATTCAAAAGGCCCCTTGGGGAAGTTCATCGCGAGCTTGATCGCGGTGTCGATGTCGGATTTACCGGCGGTACCCTCGGAGACGAGCCGTTCTGCCTCTAATATGATGGCGCCCGCAAGGTTACTCCAAATGTCCTTCGCCGTTAAAAGGTTTCCAGGAGCGAGGTCGTTCTGCACCCGCATGTTCTCCCCGATCTTTTTGCCGTTCTCGTAAACGTAAAATCCCTTCCCCGTCTTCCGCCCAAGCTCGCCCGCCCCCACGAGCTTCTTCTGGAGGGCGGGCGGCGCAAATCGTTCCGGTCTCCCCAGAGCCTCATAGATGGCCGTCGTAATGGCCAGGTTCGTGTCCAGCCCGATCAGATCCATGAGTTCAAATGGGCCCATCGGCACGCCGCCAATGCCGCGAGCGCCGTCATCAACGGCGGCGCAGCTCGTCTGTGTATTGACCATCCGCTGCGCCGTGACGTAATAAGGCCTCATCACGCGGTTGACGATGAACCCCGGCACGTCCTTCACATCGACCGGCGTCCGCCGCAGGCCCATCAACAGGAACTCCCACGCGGCCTGGAACGCTTCCGGAGAGGTCTCATCCGTCCGTATCATCTCGACCAGCTTCATCGCGACGGGGGGGTTGAAAAAGTGCACGCCGAGGGTCCTCTCCGGCGATTTGGCCCTCTTCATGATCTCCGCGACCGACAAAGAGGACGTGTTCGTCGCCAGAAGCCCGTCGGGGCAGACCTCCGAGAGCTTCTCGAACAGCTCCTGCTTCAGCGCCAGATCCTCCGGCGCCGCCTCGATGACCAGGTCCGCCCCCGCGAGGTCGTCGATATCGTTGACCGCGGAGATGGAATGGAACGCTCTTTCCGCCTGCTGCGTGGAGAGCTTCCCTTTGAGGACCGCCGTGTCGAACGACTTCTTCAGGCGCCCCGGGAGCGCCGCCAGCGCCGCCGGCAAGGCGTCGTGCACCTTCACGGAGAACCCGGACTGGGCGCACAGCTGAGCGATGCCCGCGCCCATCGTGCCCGCCCCCACGACCGCCACGCGCTGGATCATCGCCTCAGACCTTCTTGACCGGCGGCGCCAGCTTCATGCGGCTGAGGATCCCGCTCAGCGCCATCTCGCCGCGGGACTCGTGATGGCCCGTCCTCAGGTTGTGCAAGGTCGTGAGGAAGCGCGAGGGGCGGAACAGGTAGTTGCTGCCGTAGAACACCGCGAAGCCGAGCCAGTTGTAGATGCGCAGCCACCGGGACGAGATGTGGTCGGTGTAGGAGATCGTTTCCGTGATGTCCACGTAGGCGAGCTTGTCGAAGTACTCGTCGTCGTGCTTGATCTTGCCTTCCTTGACCAGGCGCGCGTACAGCTCCGACCCGGGATAGGGGGAAAAGGCGCCGACGGAGACGTCGTGCGCCCCGTGCCAGGACATCTTCACGAGGAACCACAGCGTCTTCCACGTGTCGAGGTGCGTGTCGTCGGGCATGCCGATGATGATGTTGAGCTTGACGTTGAGCCCGGCCTTCACCGCGTCGCGCAGGGACTGCGTCAGCCGGGGGATGCTGACGTTCTTCTTCATGCGCTTGAGGCTCTCGGCGGAGCCGCTCTCGGGCGCGTAGTTCATGTTGCGGCAGCCCGAGGCGTACAGCCATTTGGAGACCTCGGCGTCGATGGCCTCGGAGCGCGTGCCGCTGGGCAGCTGCCAGGTGATGCCGAGCTTGCGCTCGACGAGGCCCTTGGCGAACTCGAGGATCCAGTCGCGCTTGACGATCGCGGTGAGGTCGTAGAAGTCCACGTTGCTGACGCCGAAGCGCTTGACGTAATCCTCGATCTCGTCGAGGACGAGGTTCGGGGCGCGCGCGATCCAGCGCGTCGTCCACATCACCGGGTTCGAGCAGAACGTGCACTGGTAGGGGCAGCCGCGGGAGGCGAGCATCGGCATGCTCTTGCCGCGGTTGACGCCGTAAGAGAGGAAGTTGTCCCAGTAGGCCCTGAGCGGGATCAAGTCCCAGGCGGGCTTGGCGATCCGGTCCACGGAGCGGATGCGCGCGCGCTCGCCGGTGAGGAGCACGCCGCCGCCGTCGCGCAGGGCCAGGCCCTTCACGAGCTTCAGGTCGCCGCCCTTCTCGAGCGCCGCCGCCACCTCGACGATGGTCTCCTCGCCCTCGCCGAGGACGCAGACGGAGAGGCCGGGGCACTGCTTCATGCTGACGGCGGGCTCGGCGGTGAAATGCTCGCCGCCGGCGACGAGCGGGATGCCCGGGCGCGCGGCGCCGATCTTGTTGATCAACTCGCGGATGTGGACCCACTCCGAGGAGAACATGCCGGAGACGCCGATGAGGCCGGCGTCCCTCGGTATCCGCTCGCAGATCTCCTCGAAGGTCAGCCCGCGCAGGACGAGGTTGTAGGCGATCGGCACGCTCTGAAGGGGCTTCTCCCCGATGCCGTCGATCAAAACGACCTCGTGGCCGGCCTCGCGCAGGGCCGAGGCGATGTAGGCGAGGCCGATGGGAGGCGTCAGGGACGCGATGTACGAGACGGGGTTAACGATCGACGGGGGCCGGACGAGGCAGATCTTCATGTCTTCCCCTTAAGGATAGCCCCGTCGAGGACCCGCGTCAATGCCGCGCTCACCCGGGCTTCGTCCCGGAGACCCGCCAGGAGGTCCCGACGTAGAAATCCACGTGCGCGTCCTTCCAGCCCTCGACCCAGGAGCGCGCCTGCGCTTCGGTGATCAGGTGGGTGGTCGGGGCGTTGAGCTTGTCGAAGACGTTCAATAAACGACGTTGGTAGGTCGAGTCCCGAAGGTTCTTGCAGTACGAATAATACGGGAAGGTTTCCGGAAGGGGGAGGCGATAGAAGGTGTGCATGAGCGCGGTGCCGACGACGGTCAAGACATGGCTCAGGCCCATGACGACGGGCCGCGGAAGGTAATCCAGGAAATATTTCTTCAAGGGCTCCAGGATCCAATACACGAATCCGTTCCCTTCCCGCGAGTACAGCCAGAAGATGATCCTCCCGCCCGGCTTGACCAAGGTCTTCAGATGCGCGGCCGTCGCGTCGGGGTCCTGCGTGTGGTGGACGACGCCGACGGAATACACCACGTCGAAGCGCTCGCCGGTGTCCCACTTGGCGATGTCGCCGGAGACGATCTCCACGTTCGGCAGGTCCTTGAGCTTCTCCCGGGCGATCGGGGAGGTGTTGAGGTCCACGCCGACGACCCGCTTGGCGTACCTCGCCGAGAGCCGCGAATGATGCCCCGGCCCGCAGCCCGCGTCCATCACGGTCTTACCGGCGAAGCTCTCGATCGTGTTCGGGTGGATCCAGGCGCGGAACAGCCACTCGTCGTTGTCCTGGAGGTTCGTCCAGAGATAGTTCCATTCCTGCTGATTGGCTTGCATGGTCATGTCAGTGTCCCCAGGTCAGGGCCCTCAGCCACAGTGCGGCCGCCCTGGCCTGCCCCTGGAAGGCCCAGACCAGGACGTTCGCGCCGAGCCAGGCGGAGGAGGCCCGAGTGAAGCGCTTCTCGCCGGCCGCGTCGCGAGCGGCCTTCATGCCGACGACGGCGAGGAGCACGATGAACGGCGAGACGCCCTGGCGGTAGCGCGAGGCGTAGCCGCCGAAGAAGGTGAACACGATGAGCGAGCACAGCACCGCGCCGGCGACGGGCCACAGCTCCTTGCGGCGCGCGGCGACGGCGCAGCCGAGCAGCCAGAAAGGGACGATGAAGGCGTAGGTCCAATCGTACTGCGGGAGGAACGGGTACAGGATGCTGAGCAGGTTGTAGACGTAAGCCTTGGCGATCTGGCCGGCGGTCAAGGTCGCGGCCAGGGCCTTGTAGGCGCGGGCGAAGTCCGCGTCGCGCTCGAGCTCGCTCATCGTCGCGGGAGGCGCGTGGCGCTCCCCGGCGAGGCCCATCTTGGCGGCGGGGAGGTACAGCGACAGGTAGCCGACGCTCTTGCCGACGGAGCTGGCGGGCATGATGCGTCCAAGTGCCGCAAAATTCCTCCCGACCCATACGCCGACGATCAAGGCGACGACGGCCAGGGCCGAAAGCGCCTCCTTGCGGGAGAATCTCGCCCAGAGATACGGCATGAGCAGGATCGAGCAGACGATGTACGGGAGCGGCTCGGGGCGGACGAGGTAGAGGCAGGCGGAGAGCGCGGCGAAGCACACGGCGCGGCGCAAGGGCTTCCAGGACGGGTGGTAGAGTCCCCAGACGGACAGCACGAGGAAGAAGCTGTACAGGCACTCGCTGAGGGGGGCGGCGGCGGGGACGATCAGATCGTAGTAGAGGGCCGCGACGGCGCCGCAGGCGACCGCCCACTTCTCAGGGACGAAGCGCCGGGCGAGATCGAGCAGGATCACGCAGGTCAAAGCCCCGAGGAGGCACTGGGCGGCGATGACCGCCTCGGGCGAGGCGCCGAAGAGGACGCGCAGCCCGGCGAGGAAGAGCGGGTAGCCCGGCATGCGGGAGGCGGCCTCGCCGTTCGGGCCGAGGTAGCGCCCGGTCTCGACGAGATTGCGCGCGAAGGCGTCGTACTCCAGCGCGTCGCCGACGAGCGGGAGCGTCCCCTGGAGCCGCCAGAACGCGAGGCGGGCCGCCAGCGCCGTCCCGAAAACGGCGGCCGCCGCCCTCATGCCTGTTTCAGGCGGCCCGAGCGCCAGGCCTCGATCGGGAAGGCGACGCAGGCGAAGAGCGGGATCACCGTGGTGAAGAAGCGGTCGAGCAGGCCCGGGGCCAAGGCGCGCGTGAGGATCACGCAGCCCTCCTGGAACGCCCAGAACCCGGCGAGGAGGACGAAGAAGAAGCCGGCGTTCGCCCGCAAGGTGCGGAAGCCGAGCAGCAGGGCGCCGAGCGCGCCGGACGACTCGCGGCGGCGGGCGGCGGCGATCGAGGAGACGGCGCCGAGGCCGAAGGCCGCCAGCTTGCCCAAGGCGAGGATGAGGTAGAGGCCGGCCATGGAAACGCCCTGGGAGAGGCCCGCGTGGAGGAGCCAGTAGGCCAGCGGCGTCGTCAACAGGCCGAACACGAACAGCAGCGGGTAGGGGATGATGAACAAGGTCCCGGTCTCGACGAGGCGCCGCGGATCCACGCTCCGCCCGTCGCCGAGCCACAGCTCGGCGAAGAACGTCGTCACCACGACCGTCATCAGCGCTCCGAGCAGGACGCCCAGCATGACGGAGCCGGGCAGGCCGGGGGAGAGCAAGGACAGGAGGTTCTGGCCGAGCAGTCCCAGCAAGGGTGGAACGACCAGCCAGGGTCGCGTCAGCGCGCGGTCGCGGACCTCGTCTATCAAGCGCCCCACGTCTATCCGGGGATGAAAGGCTCTTCGGACATCTTGGCCGCGACCGGCGTCCACGCCGGGACCTTCAAGCCGAACTTCGCGGCCTTGTCCTTGATGTCGGCGGCGAAGGCCTGCCGGACCTCGTCGTTGTCGCGCTTCTTCAGGCCGTACTTGCGGTAGAGCGCGTTCTTCGGCGAGTTGGCGCGGCCGAAGATGTTCATCGTGCGCGGGTACCCCTTGTCGAACGCCTTCTGGAGGTCGTCGTGCGTCTTCGGGTCCTCGGACAGCCTCTTCGCCCACTGGTCGCCGTGCGCCATGTGCATCTCCTCCTCCTTGAAGATGCCCTCCATGCCGTCGCACCAGGGCTTGTAGGAGCAGTCGAGGGAGTCCTCGAGCTGATGCCCCGCGCCGCGGTCCATGCAGAAGTTGAACATGATGAAGTCGTACCAGGTCTCGATCGGGTAGTAGAAGATGTTGACGCGCTTGTCGTCGGCGGCGCGCAAGGTGCCGATGTCGTCGGCGTCGACGCGCAGGTTGAAGTTGTGGGTCTTGTAGTACTCGTCGACGTCCACGCCCATGCCCTCGAGCAGGCGGTACATCACGCGCGCGTGGCGCACCTCGTCCTTGACGATCTGCGCGACCTGCAGGGTCTCCTTGATGTCGGGGGACTTCTGGATCCACGGCACGTAGCCGAACGCGCCGGCCAGCTCGGAGTCGGCCTGCATCGACATCAGGTTCGTGAGGTGCTCGCGGTAGTCGTCGCTCATCTCGGACAGCTCGGTGATCTTCTGGCCCTTGGCGATCTTGGCGAGGAGCTTCTCTTCGCGGATGCGGTTCGGTTCGAGGGTCATCTCATTCTCCTTTGAACTGCGCGGGGCGCTTCTCGAGGAAGGCCGTGACGCCTTCGGCGTGATCGGACGTCTTTCCGAGGACCTCCTGCAGCTGGGCCTCGTACTCCATCTGCTCGTCGAGCGACGGGGACTCGGCGGAGCGGTTGACCGCCCGCTTGGTGAGCGCGAGCGCCAGCGGGGGCATCTTCACGAGCTCGGCGGCGAGCATCTGGGCCTCGACGAGGACGAACTCGGCGGGCACGACCTTGTTGACGAGGCCGCAGGCGAGGGCCTGCTCGGCGGTGACGGGCTTGGCGAGCCACATGTGCTCGAGGGCCTTCGAGTAGCCGAGGAAGCGGGGCAGAGAGTAGGTCATGCCGGAGTCGGGGACCAGTCCGACGCGGACGAAGGCGTTCAAGAAGGTGGCCTTCTCAGCGCACACCTTTATATCGGTCGCCAGGATTATGCTGGCGCCGGCGCCCGCGGCGAGGCCGTTGATCGCGCCGATGACGGGCTTCTCCAGACGCCGGATCTGAGCGACCAACGGATTGAAGTGGTCGCGGAGCTCGTCGCCGAGGGAGAACGACTTGACGGACTGCCGCTTCTTGAGGTCGCCGAGGTCGGCGCCGGCGCAGAAGGCGCGGCCGCTCGCGGTGAGAATGACGGCCTTGACGGACTTGTCCGAGGACGCTTTTTTGAGCGCTTCGCGGATGCCCTTCATCATGTCCAGGGTCAATGCGTTCAGGACTTCGGGGCGATTCAGGGTGAGAGTGAGGACGCCGTCTTTGAGCTCGTTGAGGAGATCCATGCTCATTTGCCGCTCCAAACGGGCTTTCGTTTTTCCGCGAAGGCCTTCATGCCCTCTTTCTGGTCCTGCGTGTCGAACAAACGGTAAAACGACTGGCGCTCGAATGACAGACCTTCCGACAACCGCGAATCTAACGATTCACGGACTGAAGCTTTCGCCGCCTGCACGGCGAGCGGCGGTTGAGCGGCGATGGTGTGGGCCAACTTTTTAGCTTCGCTTAAAAACGATTCCACCGGCACGACTCGATTCACCAAACCCAATGACAGGGCCTCGCGCGCCGTCAGTTTTCGGCCCGTGAGGTTCATCTCCATGGATAAAGCCTTGCCGACGGCTTTGGTCAATCTCTGAGTGCCTCCGGCGCCGGGCATAACGCCTATTAATACCTCCGGCTGGCCGAAGACGGCGGTTTCGGAAGCGACGATCATGTCGCAGGCCATCGCCAATTCGCATCCGCCGCCCAAGGCGAAACCCGAAACGGCGGCGACGACCGGCTTTTTCAGGTTCCCGATCCGGTCCCAATTCGACAGGTGGCGAGCGAGCTGCTTTTCGGCGGCTGCGCCGCCGGTGATATCCTTCATCTCGGCGATGTCGGCGCCGGCGGCGAACGCCTTCGGAAGACCCGCGAGGACCATGGCGTGGATGCTCGGATCTCGGTCGAATCCGCCCAAGGCCTCGGAAACGGCGTCCATGACGGAGATCGACAGAGCATTCAACGCCGACGGACGATTGATCGAGACGACGCCGATCTTTCCTTCGACCTCGACCAACACCTCGGCGGCGGCGGTCTGAGCCATCTTAGTTGAGGTCCACCCAGACCGACTTCAGCGACGTGTAGTTCTCGAGGGCGTACTGGCCTTTCTCTCGTCCGTAACCGGATTGCTTGACGCCGCCCCACGGCGCCGCCGCGTCCACGAAGTGGTAGCAGTTGATCCAGACCGTGCCGGCCTTGAGCTTGGCGGCGGCCTGATGGGCCTTCTTGACGTCCTTGGTCCACACGGCGGCGACGAGGCCGTAGTCGCTCGAGTTGGCGCGCGCCATGACCTCGTCGAGGCCGTCGAAAGGCATGACGGACACGACCGGCCCGAAGATCTCCTCGCGGGAGATCTTCATCTCGTCCTTGACGCCGCCGAACACCGTCGGCTGGACGAAGTAGCCGGGGCCCGAGGCGGCCGCGCCGCCCGCGAGCAGCTGCGCGCCTTCCTTCTTGCCCGACTCGATGTAGGAGAGGACCCGGTCGCGCTGCTCGGCCGAGACCAAGGGCCCCATGTGCGTCTTGGGGTCGAGAGGGTTGCCCTGCTTGACGGTCTTGGCCCGCTCGGCGAGTGCCGCGACCATCTTGTCGTAGGCGGGGCGCTCGATGAAGACGCGGGAGCCGGCGGAGCAGCACTGGCCCTGGTTGTAGAAGATGCCCATGAAGATGCCCTTCGCCGCGGCCTCGAGGTCGGCGTCGGCGAACACGATGTTGGGGGACTTGCCGCCCAGCTCCATCGAGATGCGCTTCATGTTGCCGGCCGAGGCCTTCACGACCTCGCGGCCGACCTCGGTGGAGCCCGTGAAGGTCACCTTGTCGATGCCCATGTGCCGGGCGATCGCCGCGCCGGCCGTGGGGCCGAAGCCCGGCACGACGTTCACGACGCCCGCGGGGACTCCGGCCTCCAGGAGCAGTTCTCCTAGCCAAAGAGCGGAGAGCGGCGTCTGCTCGGCCGGCTTCAGGACGACGGCGTTGCCGCAGGCCAGGGCCGGGGCGAGGCGCTCGACGGCCATCAAGAGGGGGAAGTTCCAAGGTATGATGGCCCCGACCACGCCGACGGGCTCGCGCACGGTATAGTGGAGGAACTTCGCTCCCGGGAAATAGGGCACGGAGACCGGGGTCGTCTCCCCGTGGATCTTCGTGGGCCAGCCGCCGAAGTAGCGCAGGAGGCCGACGGCCAAAGGCAGGTCGCCGTTCTTCGCCTCGCGGATCGGCTTGCCGTTGTCGAGCGACTCGAGCTGGGCGAAGGCCTCGGCGCGGGCCTCGAGCAGGTCGGCGGCCTTGTGCAGGATCTTCTCCCGCTCCGCGGGAGAGAATCTGGACCAAGATCCGTCCAGGGCCTTGCGCGCGGCGGAGACGGCGCGGTCGATGTCGGCGGAATCGGCCTCGGCGACGATCCCGAGGGCCTCGCCGGTCGCCGGGTTCAGGGTCGCGAAGGTCTTGCCGGACGCCGCGTCGGCGGGCAGGCCGTCGATCAGGAGCTTGTGGACCTTGCGCGACAGGAATTCCTTCAGAAGGGGGTGAACTTCGGGCAAAATGGCGGTGCTCATTCGTCCTCCGGGGCTCGTCGAGCGGCTGGCTTTATTCAACCAAATTCGGAGGGAATTGACACCGTCGGCTCGCCCATTGACAGGGGGGCGGGGCGGGGCTAAACTGAGGTCGTAAGGAACGAGGCGGCCGCGCACTCCGCGTTCAAGTTCCAGGAGATCGCCTTCTCGATCTGCATGGGCGCGGTGGCCGTCCTGAGCCGCGACAACCCCCACTTCTCCTCGCCCGGGATCCTCTGGGCGTTCGCGGGGCTGCTGGCCTTCAACCTCGCCTATCAGCTCGCCCTGCGCCGGCGCGGCGAGGTCTGGTTCGTCCCGATGGTCTCGATGGCGGTCAACACGGTGCTCGTGACCGCGGTCCTCGCCAGCTCGGGCGGAGAGGACTCGGGCTTCTGGCCGATGTACCTCCTGCCCATCTTCACGGCCTGCCTCTATCTCCAGGCGCGCCACGTCGTCATGGCCGCGGCCTTCTCCTGCGCTTTCCTCGGCGCCCTGCATCTCACCCCGGCGGACGGCGAGGCCGCCGCCCTGACCGCCGCCGAGCTGGCCATCAAGGTGATCGTGCTCGTCATGTCCGCGGGGGTGACCTCGCGCTTCGCGCAGCGCGAACGCAGCGCGCGCGAGGCGCTGGATCTGGCCCGCGCCGACCTCGACCGCCTGTCGGCCGACGTCGACCGCGGCGAGCGCGCGCGCCTCGACGGCCCCGGGCGGTCCGGGTTCATGGAGGGGATCCTCTACGACGTGCACGCCCGGCTCGCCGTGATCCTCGGCAGCGCTGAGGTCCTGCGCCGGGAGCTCGGGGAAGCCTCGCCGCTGGCGGAAGACGCCGAACGGATCGAATCGGCCGCGCGCGCGCTCGGCCGGCTGACCGCCGACGTCCTTCGCCGCCGCCCGGGGGAGGACGTCTCCGAGTGCCGCCTGGACCGCATGACCGAGCAGGTCCTCAGTCTCGTGGCCCACACCATCAA is a window from the Elusimicrobiota bacterium genome containing:
- a CDS encoding 3-hydroxybutyryl-CoA dehydrogenase, which produces MIQRVAVVGAGTMGAGIAQLCAQSGFSVKVHDALPAALAALPGRLKKSFDTAVLKGKLSTQQAERAFHSISAVNDIDDLAGADLVIEAAPEDLALKQELFEKLSEVCPDGLLATNTSSLSVAEIMKRAKSPERTLGVHFFNPPVAMKLVEMIRTDETSPEAFQAAWEFLLMGLRRTPVDVKDVPGFIVNRVMRPYYVTAQRMVNTQTSCAAVDDGARGIGGVPMGPFELMDLIGLDTNLAITTAIYEALGRPERFAPPALQKKLVGAGELGRKTGKGFYVYENGKKIGENMRVQNDLAPGNLLTAKDIWSNLAGAIILEAERLVSEGTAGKSDIDTAIKLAMNFPKGPFEWQKESTAA
- a CDS encoding class I SAM-dependent methyltransferase, with amino-acid sequence MTMQANQQEWNYLWTNLQDNDEWLFRAWIHPNTIESFAGKTVMDAGCGPGHHSRLSARYAKRVVGVDLNTSPIAREKLKDLPNVEIVSGDIAKWDTGERFDVVYSVGVVHHTQDPDATAAHLKTLVKPGGRIIFWLYSREGNGFVYWILEPLKKYFLDYLPRPVVMGLSHVLTVVGTALMHTFYRLPLPETFPYYSYCKNLRDSTYQRRLLNVFDKLNAPTTHLITEAQARSWVEGWKDAHVDFYVGTSWRVSGTKPG
- a CDS encoding membrane dipeptidase, which gives rise to MRAAAALCVGLLALPAAAENLITAQAEKRVNKVLARPPYAVSPEARALHSRLTVADMHADPLFWGRDLLRRNALGHVDVPRLVDGGAALQVFSIVTHAPKGINIKSNDAGQGDLITALAVASGWPRKTWTSKLERARHQAAAFDGAAARSGGRLVVILAREDLSGYLAARGTGTVAGLLSVEGAQALDGKLESVAALYDMGVRMVGLTHFIDNEVGGSAHGTSRAGLSEFGRKVLSALEELRMIVDVAHASPALIDDVLAFGKTPPIVSHTGVRGTCPNERNLTDDQLRRIAAKGGLIAIGFWRIATCGDDADAAARAIVHAVKVAGARHVALGSDFDGAVAQPFDASGMPLITQALMRQGMPEKDIASVMGGNAMRFLLERLPAR
- a CDS encoding enoyl-CoA hydratase/isomerase family protein, which codes for MSMDLLNELKDGVLTLTLNRPEVLNALTLDMMKGIREALKKASSDKSVKAVILTASGRAFCAGADLGDLKKRQSVKSFSLGDELRDHFNPLVAQIRRLEKPVIGAINGLAAGAGASIILATDIKVCAEKATFLNAFVRVGLVPDSGMTYSLPRFLGYSKALEHMWLAKPVTAEQALACGLVNKVVPAEFVLVEAQMLAAELVKMPPLALALTKRAVNRSAESPSLDEQMEYEAQLQEVLGKTSDHAEGVTAFLEKRPAQFKGE
- a CDS encoding enoyl-CoA hydratase/isomerase family protein, with product MAQTAAAEVLVEVEGKIGVVSINRPSALNALSISVMDAVSEALGGFDRDPSIHAMVLAGLPKAFAAGADIAEMKDITGGAAAEKQLARHLSNWDRIGNLKKPVVAAVSGFALGGGCELAMACDMIVASETAVFGQPEVLIGVMPGAGGTQRLTKAVGKALSMEMNLTGRKLTAREALSLGLVNRVVPVESFLSEAKKLAHTIAAQPPLAVQAAKASVRESLDSRLSEGLSFERQSFYRLFDTQDQKEGMKAFAEKRKPVWSGK
- a CDS encoding B12-binding domain-containing radical SAM protein is translated as MKICLVRPPSIVNPVSYIASLTPPIGLAYIASALREAGHEVVLIDGIGEKPLQSVPIAYNLVLRGLTFEEICERIPRDAGLIGVSGMFSSEWVHIRELINKIGAARPGIPLVAGGEHFTAEPAVSMKQCPGLSVCVLGEGEETIVEVAAALEKGGDLKLVKGLALRDGGGVLLTGERARIRSVDRIAKPAWDLIPLRAYWDNFLSYGVNRGKSMPMLASRGCPYQCTFCSNPVMWTTRWIARAPNLVLDEIEDYVKRFGVSNVDFYDLTAIVKRDWILEFAKGLVERKLGITWQLPSGTRSEAIDAEVSKWLYASGCRNMNYAPESGSAESLKRMKKNVSIPRLTQSLRDAVKAGLNVKLNIIIGMPDDTHLDTWKTLWFLVKMSWHGAHDVSVGAFSPYPGSELYARLVKEGKIKHDDEYFDKLAYVDITETISYTDHISSRWLRIYNWLGFAVFYGSNYLFRPSRFLTTLHNLRTGHHESRGEMALSGILSRMKLAPPVKKV
- a CDS encoding phenylacetate-CoA oxygenase subunit PaaI — protein: MTLEPNRIREEKLLAKIAKGQKITELSEMSDDYREHLTNLMSMQADSELAGAFGYVPWIQKSPDIKETLQVAQIVKDEVRHARVMYRLLEGMGVDVDEYYKTHNFNLRVDADDIGTLRAADDKRVNIFYYPIETWYDFIMFNFCMDRGAGHQLEDSLDCSYKPWCDGMEGIFKEEEMHMAHGDQWAKRLSEDPKTHDDLQKAFDKGYPRTMNIFGRANSPKNALYRKYGLKKRDNDEVRQAFAADIKDKAAKFGLKVPAWTPVAAKMSEEPFIPG